A genomic region of Anaerolineae bacterium contains the following coding sequences:
- a CDS encoding YfhO family protein — MTAWFHYIRKARWRGWLTVLVPGLFLWTRWRGATGFWRGVLIHPRAWVSDYLITFWPNAFFLRTLWRQRGDLPQWRPWLFSGSPLVGDPQSGLGYLPNAAHLLLPPTAAFNGLLWLHLSLGVSGMLWLAQQAGLREGRWLAGLGFALFPSLYAHWGLGHVGMVYAAVYAPWALAAAMTLARGRWRWAGVLALALGAQWVNHPQVALYTALLGAGLTVVTAAMERGLSARPIFCHGKRIALALAAWGGGNLWGWMVAAVVLLPLLRNLPFWARQTLGLRGTAEGALSWARLLLGLWLPPYGGDGERLVYLGVLGGLLAVLGLSERRARGWGGLVLVALLYALGAHFPPTAWAMAHLPGLRQVRVPARVWLVAYPLALLLAGVGLEDKLGRGTTGRGWRVVRVATAALTAALATFVIASRLTLGSWPPRYWLAALGWSGLAWVLLGPLSPRGRDHPWRLLLALAVVVADLWMVDVSLVEVRPLEVFFDRPHLTAFLVRQQTFSPAPWRIYTPSYSLPQQLGVRYGIEQANGVDPLYFAAYDALIQRASGVPRQHYSVTVPAMEGEGPTLLANRHARPDAAWLGLLNVRFVLSAYPLDAVGLRFAGVMDRVWVYENRAWLPRAFLVGKVVPVAGVEEALARMEGMDLASAAVVEGAPLLDTGAPQGEVWWLERTSDALRLRVHSDRPAWLVLSQTWHPDWQAWVDGVPVAYLRTDGALGGLAIPPGVHEVRLRFESPPYRWGRWLSAIGTMLALGIVFWPSRSNR, encoded by the coding sequence ATGACCGCATGGTTCCATTATATCCGCAAAGCCCGATGGCGAGGCTGGCTGACGGTCCTGGTGCCGGGGCTCTTCCTCTGGACACGCTGGCGGGGAGCGACGGGCTTTTGGCGTGGGGTGCTCATCCATCCCCGGGCCTGGGTCTCCGATTATCTGATCACTTTCTGGCCTAACGCTTTTTTCCTGCGCACCTTGTGGCGCCAGAGGGGGGATTTGCCTCAGTGGCGACCCTGGCTGTTCAGCGGGTCGCCTCTGGTGGGCGATCCGCAGTCCGGCCTGGGGTACCTGCCTAATGCGGCGCACTTGCTCCTGCCTCCCACGGCGGCGTTCAACGGCCTGCTTTGGCTTCATCTGAGTTTGGGCGTGAGCGGGATGCTGTGGCTGGCCCAGCAGGCGGGATTGCGAGAGGGGCGCTGGCTGGCGGGGCTGGGGTTTGCCCTTTTCCCCTCCCTTTACGCCCATTGGGGCCTGGGTCATGTGGGGATGGTCTACGCGGCAGTGTATGCGCCCTGGGCGCTGGCCGCGGCGATGACGCTGGCGCGGGGGCGGTGGCGTTGGGCGGGCGTGCTGGCTCTGGCCCTGGGGGCTCAATGGGTTAATCATCCTCAAGTGGCGCTGTACACGGCGTTACTGGGCGCTGGACTGACAGTGGTGACCGCTGCCATGGAGCGGGGGCTATCGGCGCGCCCCATCTTCTGCCACGGAAAGCGCATCGCGCTGGCGTTGGCCGCGTGGGGGGGAGGGAACCTCTGGGGATGGATGGTGGCGGCGGTGGTGCTGCTTCCTCTGCTCCGCAACCTCCCCTTTTGGGCGCGGCAGACCCTGGGCCTCCGGGGGACCGCCGAAGGCGCGCTCTCCTGGGCCAGGTTGCTGCTGGGCCTCTGGCTCCCCCCGTATGGGGGAGACGGGGAACGGCTGGTTTACCTTGGCGTGTTGGGGGGCCTTTTGGCGGTCCTGGGTTTGAGCGAGCGACGGGCGCGTGGATGGGGCGGTCTGGTGCTGGTGGCGTTGTTGTACGCGCTGGGGGCGCATTTCCCGCCGACGGCATGGGCCATGGCTCATCTGCCCGGGCTGCGGCAGGTTCGTGTTCCGGCACGGGTCTGGCTGGTCGCTTACCCCCTGGCGTTGTTGTTGGCTGGCGTGGGCCTGGAAGACAAGCTGGGCCGGGGGACAACTGGCCGCGGTTGGCGGGTTGTTCGCGTAGCCACCGCGGCGCTGACGGCTGCCCTGGCGACTTTCGTTATCGCCTCTCGTTTGACCCTGGGCTCCTGGCCGCCGCGATACTGGCTGGCCGCGTTGGGGTGGAGCGGGTTGGCCTGGGTTCTGTTGGGGCCGCTGTCCCCCAGGGGGCGTGACCACCCCTGGCGGTTGCTCCTGGCCCTGGCGGTAGTCGTAGCGGACCTCTGGATGGTGGATGTCTCCCTGGTGGAGGTGCGCCCCCTGGAAGTTTTCTTCGACCGTCCCCATCTCACCGCCTTCCTGGTGCGCCAACAGACCTTCTCGCCCGCTCCCTGGCGCATTTACACTCCCAGTTACAGCCTTCCCCAACAACTGGGCGTGCGCTATGGCATCGAACAGGCCAACGGGGTGGACCCGCTATACTTTGCGGCCTATGACGCGCTCATACAACGCGCCAGCGGTGTTCCCAGGCAACATTACAGCGTGACCGTGCCGGCCATGGAAGGGGAAGGCCCGACCCTTTTGGCCAACCGTCACGCCCGGCCCGATGCCGCCTGGTTGGGGCTCCTCAATGTGCGTTTTGTCCTCTCGGCGTACCCTTTGGATGCCGTGGGTTTGCGTTTTGCAGGGGTGATGGATCGCGTCTGGGTGTACGAAAATCGGGCCTGGCTGCCGCGGGCTTTTCTGGTGGGCAAAGTGGTCCCTGTGGCGGGAGTGGAAGAAGCCCTGGCCCGAATGGAGGGCATGGATCTGGCTTCCGCGGCGGTGGTGGAAGGGGCTCCTCTGCTGGACACCGGTGCTCCCCAGGGCGAGGTCTGGTGGCTGGAGCGGACCAGCGACGCCTTGCGTTTAAGGGTGCATAGCGACCGCCCGGCCTGGCTGGTGCTCTCGCAAACCTGGCACCCCGATTGGCAGGCGTGGGTGGATGGCGTGCCCGTAGCCTATCTGCGCACCGATGGGGCTTTGGGTGGGTTGGCGATCCCACCGGGGGTTCATGAGGTCAGGCTGCGGTTTGAGTCACCCCCTTACCGCTGGGGGCGTTGGCTCAGCGCCATCGGCACCATGTTGGCCCTGGGCATAGTCTTCTGGCCGTCGCGGTCGAACCGGTAG
- a CDS encoding MFS transporter — MRETARTLSQQQEPAYRPLSRWVKLVYGSGDWSLASFGTLRQIFYAIFLTDVVGLEPRLASFAALLGLIWDAINDPLVGMLSDRVRTRWGRRRPFFLWFAIPYGLGFVILWWSPPWSSQWAVAVTVMLAFILSDTLQTLVSIPFYALTPEITPDYDERTSLTAYRMFFNLMASLVTAVAAPQILDMALQRGLTQQQGYILIAALFGGLAVIPFLLIFAVIREPAHIIAAADRQGHISFRDTLKAAWANIPFRFAAALYVLNWITFDLVALMLPYYLVYYIAQGNLLAQASLFGINLAIESAVLGLLLIVAVLALPFWNFLANRWDKRRAYLTGMAFWAVVQIGLYALPPGAVQATLILAALAGLSVSTAHVLPDAIFPDVIEWDELLTRQRREGIYYGIKNLIRKLTSAGAIFLALQVLGWVGYRTPPPDATFFAQPDRVVASIRFMTGPVGAFILLSAIGVAYFYPLSRERHTRVRRLLARRKERERQS; from the coding sequence ATGCGTGAAACCGCTCGCACCCTCAGCCAGCAACAGGAGCCCGCCTACCGTCCCCTTTCGCGCTGGGTCAAACTGGTTTACGGCTCCGGCGACTGGAGCCTGGCCAGTTTCGGCACCCTGCGGCAAATCTTCTACGCTATCTTCCTGACCGATGTGGTGGGCCTGGAGCCCCGCCTGGCCTCCTTCGCCGCCCTGCTGGGCCTGATTTGGGACGCCATCAACGACCCACTGGTCGGGATGCTCAGCGACCGGGTGCGCACCCGATGGGGGCGTCGGCGGCCTTTCTTCCTCTGGTTTGCCATCCCTTACGGTCTGGGGTTCGTCATCCTGTGGTGGTCCCCACCCTGGTCGTCCCAGTGGGCCGTGGCCGTGACCGTCATGCTGGCCTTCATACTCTCCGACACCTTACAAACGCTGGTCTCCATTCCCTTTTACGCGCTGACGCCGGAGATCACTCCGGACTACGATGAGCGCACCTCCCTGACAGCCTACCGGATGTTTTTCAACCTCATGGCTTCCCTGGTAACCGCCGTGGCTGCGCCCCAGATTCTGGACATGGCCCTCCAACGGGGATTGACCCAACAACAGGGCTACATCCTCATCGCTGCGCTGTTCGGCGGTCTGGCGGTGATTCCCTTTTTGCTCATCTTTGCCGTCATCCGCGAACCGGCCCACATCATCGCCGCCGCCGACCGACAGGGGCACATCTCGTTCCGCGATACGCTCAAGGCCGCCTGGGCGAACATCCCCTTTCGTTTCGCCGCCGCGCTCTATGTGCTCAACTGGATCACCTTCGACCTGGTCGCGCTGATGCTGCCGTACTACCTGGTTTACTACATTGCCCAGGGCAACCTTCTGGCGCAGGCCTCCCTATTCGGGATCAACCTGGCCATCGAATCCGCAGTTCTGGGGCTGCTTCTCATCGTGGCCGTCCTGGCGCTGCCCTTCTGGAACTTTCTGGCCAACCGCTGGGACAAGCGACGGGCTTATCTCACCGGCATGGCCTTCTGGGCCGTGGTGCAGATCGGCCTGTATGCCCTTCCCCCCGGCGCGGTTCAGGCCACGCTCATTCTGGCCGCCCTGGCCGGGCTCAGCGTGTCCACGGCCCATGTCCTGCCGGACGCCATCTTCCCCGATGTCATCGAGTGGGACGAACTGCTCACCCGTCAACGCCGCGAGGGCATCTATTACGGCATCAAAAACCTCATCCGCAAACTGACCAGCGCCGGGGCCATCTTTTTGGCCCTGCAGGTGCTGGGCTGGGTGGGCTACCGCACGCCGCCTCCCGACGCCACCTTCTTCGCCCAACCCGACCGGGTGGTGGCCTCCATCCGCTTCATGACCGGCCCGGTGGGCGCCTTCATCCTGCTCAGCGCCATCGGCGTGGCCTACTTCTACCCCCTGAGCCGGGAGCGCCATACCCGGGTACGGCGCCTACTGGCCCGACGCAAGGAGCGCGAGCGACAATCGTAG
- a CDS encoding 2-oxoacid:ferredoxin oxidoreductase subunit beta has protein sequence MAKTNALGLTLNEYKGAPTTLCPGCGHNSLINQIMAALFEMNVRPEDVVKFSGIGCSSKAPTYMLGRAFAFNGLHGRMPSLATGAMFADHTLKGIGMSGDGDSAAIGMGQFKHVIRRNLPMVYIVANNGVYGLTKGQFSPTADRGLTLKKQGTNPFEPVDICMEALASNATFVARGFTGNAKQLKELIKAAFHHNGLAMLDIISPCVSFNNLPESLYSYSWGKEHHEMLHELRFIPGAEEIILPDEMKPGEVRTVTLHDGSKIVLKQVDEDYDPTDRYAALHALEKAAQEKIILTGLLYIDTSRPSLFDMYELPEEPLNRLTPDRLRPAPETIDEVNAMMF, from the coding sequence ATGGCTAAGACCAACGCTCTCGGTTTGACTCTCAATGAATACAAGGGCGCGCCGACCACCCTGTGCCCCGGTTGTGGGCATAACTCCCTCATCAACCAGATTATGGCGGCCTTGTTTGAGATGAATGTGCGCCCGGAGGATGTAGTGAAGTTCAGTGGTATCGGCTGCTCCTCCAAGGCGCCGACTTACATGCTTGGTCGAGCCTTTGCCTTCAACGGGTTGCATGGCCGTATGCCCTCCCTGGCTACCGGGGCTATGTTCGCTGATCACACGCTGAAGGGCATCGGCATGAGCGGCGACGGCGACTCGGCGGCCATCGGTATGGGGCAGTTCAAGCATGTGATTCGCCGCAACCTGCCCATGGTGTACATTGTGGCCAACAACGGCGTCTACGGCCTGACCAAGGGGCAGTTCTCCCCCACGGCCGACCGCGGCCTGACCCTCAAGAAGCAGGGTACCAACCCCTTTGAGCCGGTGGATATCTGCATGGAGGCGCTGGCGTCCAACGCCACCTTTGTGGCCCGTGGCTTTACTGGCAACGCCAAGCAACTCAAGGAGTTGATTAAAGCCGCCTTCCACCACAACGGATTGGCCATGCTGGATATCATCAGCCCCTGTGTGTCCTTCAACAACCTGCCGGAGTCCCTGTACTCCTACTCCTGGGGCAAGGAACATCACGAGATGCTCCACGAGTTGCGCTTCATCCCCGGCGCCGAGGAAATCATACTGCCAGACGAGATGAAGCCCGGCGAAGTGCGCACGGTGACGCTGCACGACGGCTCAAAGATCGTGCTGAAACAGGTGGACGAAGATTACGACCCCACCGACCGGTATGCGGCGTTGCACGCGCTGGAGAAGGCCGCCCAGGAGAAGATCATCCTCACCGGCCTGCTCTACATCGACACTTCGCGGCCCTCGTTGTTCGATATGTACGAACTGCCCGAGGAGCCGCTCAACCGCCTGACGCCGGACCGCCTCCGCCCTGCCCCTGAGACCATCGACGAAGTCAACGCGATGATGTTCTGA
- a CDS encoding diacylglycerol kinase family lipid kinase: MKAFVLLNPYANRWQAGAHRQALEEALRAAGVPYHLEVSQRRRHAIPLVARAVREGYAPIIAAGGDGTIGEVVNGIAQALGPEGAWPPLGVLPLGTANDLVDNVGLPRQLTNAARVIATGKTRPMDVVQIQVRNAAGETHTWYSANNTALGLEPTITHIQQEMTWAKGNLRYLLATLAGILRHPVWEAELRWEGGSYQGPVNLISVGNHRRTGGLFYMTPHADGFDGRLTFIFAYAKSRLRVLQILPHALKAEGDDLSTVPEVHEIHSPFLEVHLETPSPMHADGELYETQALTLSFRTLPGQIPLLTPP; the protein is encoded by the coding sequence ATGAAGGCCTTTGTGTTGCTCAACCCGTACGCCAACCGCTGGCAGGCCGGCGCGCACCGTCAGGCTCTGGAAGAAGCACTGCGCGCGGCGGGCGTGCCCTACCATTTAGAGGTCAGCCAGCGACGACGGCACGCTATCCCCCTGGTCGCCCGGGCGGTGCGGGAGGGCTACGCGCCCATCATCGCCGCCGGGGGAGATGGCACCATCGGGGAGGTGGTCAACGGCATCGCCCAGGCGCTGGGGCCGGAAGGCGCCTGGCCGCCTCTGGGCGTCCTGCCCTTGGGCACGGCCAACGATCTGGTGGACAATGTGGGCCTCCCCCGCCAACTGACCAACGCGGCCCGGGTCATCGCTACGGGGAAAACACGCCCCATGGATGTGGTCCAGATCCAGGTGCGCAACGCCGCAGGCGAAACCCACACCTGGTACAGCGCCAACAACACGGCGTTGGGGCTAGAGCCGACCATCACCCACATTCAACAGGAGATGACCTGGGCCAAAGGCAACCTGCGCTACCTGCTGGCCACTCTGGCCGGCATCCTTCGGCACCCCGTTTGGGAGGCCGAACTGCGCTGGGAGGGGGGAAGTTATCAAGGGCCGGTGAACCTCATCTCGGTCGGCAACCACCGGCGCACTGGGGGGCTGTTCTACATGACGCCCCACGCCGACGGGTTCGATGGGCGGCTGACCTTCATCTTTGCCTACGCGAAATCCCGCCTGCGCGTGTTGCAAATCCTCCCTCACGCCCTCAAAGCCGAGGGCGACGACCTGTCCACCGTGCCGGAGGTCCACGAGATTCACTCTCCCTTCCTGGAAGTGCACCTGGAGACGCCCTCGCCCATGCACGCCGACGGCGAACTCTACGAAACCCAAGCGCTCACCCTCTCTTTCCGTACCCTGCCCGGTCAGATTCCACTCCTAACGCCCCCCTGA
- a CDS encoding aspartate aminotransferase family protein, which translates to MSPIVPLPAKGVPKDTLLGLMREMKARDAPWREGKVFSMVYYVDDELTEVLKAASALFFSENALNPTAFPSIRQMETEVVAMTAALLGGDEETVGTLTSGGTESLLMTVKTARDWGRDQKGITEPEMILPLTAHPAFEKAAHYFGVRPVHIPVGPDFRADLDALERAFTPNTVLVVGSAPSYPQGIMDPIPEMAAMARERDVLFHVDACVGGFMLPFLRELGYPVPPFDFRVPGVTSISADAHKYGYAAKGVSVILYHNADLRRYQFFAYTDWPGGIYASPAMAGTRAAGPIAAAWAVMHFLGWEGYLRLARQTMETAQRLQQAFRELPGLFVYGEPVMTVFAVGSRAPYEVYEIADEMALRGWHLDRQHRPPSLHFTIVPAHARVVDAFLEDLHAAVAQVRRPSPRRAIERGLVRFTAWLMRVLPRKVSHALMRLAPKLFSGSGDKALPQRAAPMYGLIGTLPNRQDVHEAVLDLLDQIFRPPESGKTP; encoded by the coding sequence ATGTCCCCCATTGTGCCGCTGCCCGCCAAGGGGGTGCCCAAGGACACCCTGCTCGGCCTGATGCGGGAGATGAAAGCCCGCGACGCTCCCTGGCGCGAAGGGAAGGTGTTCAGCATGGTGTACTATGTGGACGACGAACTCACCGAGGTGCTCAAGGCGGCCAGTGCGCTTTTCTTCTCCGAAAACGCCCTCAACCCCACGGCTTTCCCCAGCATTCGCCAGATGGAGACCGAGGTGGTGGCCATGACCGCGGCCCTCCTGGGCGGCGACGAAGAAACCGTGGGCACCCTCACCTCCGGCGGCACCGAAAGCCTGTTGATGACCGTGAAGACCGCCCGCGACTGGGGCCGCGACCAAAAGGGCATCACCGAACCGGAGATGATCCTTCCCCTGACCGCCCATCCGGCCTTCGAGAAAGCGGCCCACTACTTTGGGGTCCGGCCCGTACACATCCCAGTCGGGCCGGATTTCCGGGCTGATCTGGACGCCCTGGAACGCGCCTTCACCCCCAACACGGTGCTCGTCGTGGGCTCGGCTCCCTCCTACCCCCAGGGGATCATGGATCCCATCCCCGAGATGGCCGCCATGGCCCGGGAGCGAGACGTCCTCTTCCATGTGGACGCCTGCGTGGGCGGGTTCATGCTGCCCTTCCTACGCGAGTTGGGCTACCCGGTGCCGCCTTTCGACTTCCGCGTGCCGGGGGTGACCTCCATCTCGGCCGACGCCCACAAGTACGGCTACGCGGCCAAGGGCGTATCGGTCATCCTTTACCACAACGCCGACCTGCGCCGCTATCAATTCTTCGCCTACACCGACTGGCCGGGCGGCATCTACGCCTCACCCGCCATGGCCGGCACCCGCGCCGCCGGCCCCATCGCCGCCGCCTGGGCCGTCATGCATTTTCTGGGCTGGGAAGGCTACCTGCGCCTGGCCCGCCAGACCATGGAGACGGCTCAGCGCTTGCAGCAGGCCTTTCGGGAGCTCCCCGGTTTGTTCGTCTACGGCGAGCCGGTGATGACCGTGTTCGCTGTCGGCAGCCGGGCCCCCTACGAGGTGTACGAGATCGCCGATGAAATGGCCTTACGCGGCTGGCACCTGGACCGCCAGCATCGCCCGCCCAGTCTGCACTTCACCATCGTGCCCGCCCACGCGCGGGTCGTGGACGCATTCCTGGAGGACCTGCACGCTGCCGTCGCCCAGGTGCGCCGCCCCAGCCCGCGACGCGCCATCGAGCGCGGCCTGGTGCGCTTCACTGCCTGGCTGATGCGCGTCCTGCCGCGCAAAGTAAGCCACGCCCTCATGCGCCTGGCGCCCAAACTGTTCTCTGGTTCAGGCGACAAGGCCTTGCCTCAGCGCGCTGCCCCCATGTACGGCCTGATAGGCACCCTGCCCAACCGCCAGGATGTCCACGAGGCCGTTCTCGACCTGCTTGACCAGATCTTCCGCCCACCGGAAAGCGGCAAAACCCCCTGA
- a CDS encoding 2-oxoacid:acceptor oxidoreductase subunit alpha: MSVVNDFSITVGTINGTGSQTANLTLLRALFKMGIPVSGKNLFPSNIYGLPTWFTIRVNKDGFLARRDEHEIVVAMNPATFKEDLDKVVPGGAFFYADHIRAPIEREDVVTYPMPVKKLVAKSGAPTSLKDYVANMVYVGVLAQILGIDLEKIRLALDFHFKGKEKPISLNMGVVEAAAQWAAENLEKKDPYHVEPMNKTEGYIMADGNTAAAMGAIYGGVQFVGWYPITPASSLAESLNTYLPKFRKDPKTGKPTYAVVQAEDELAAIGMTIGAGWAGLRAMTSTSGPGISLMAEYVSLAYYAEVPVVIWNVQRVGPSTGLPTRTQQGDILLMRYLGHGDTEHVILFPKDPTEAFEFGWKAFDIAERLQGVVFVASDLDLGQNQWMVKPFEYPDQPMDRGKVLWEEDLERWFQEGKEWGRYLDVDGDGIPYRTLPGNRHPKAAYFTRGTGHDEFARYSEDPEVWVRTLARIKKKYETIKAYLPKPVVETMDGAEVGIISYGTNELAVQEARHYLAEAGIPTDYLRIRAVPFHDEVKDFLAQHERVYVVEANRDGQMVILLRIDFPELATRLREAALSDGMPLTAKWVQQAIQAQEGKE, from the coding sequence ATGTCCGTCGTAAATGATTTTTCCATCACGGTGGGCACGATCAACGGGACGGGGAGCCAGACGGCGAACCTGACCCTGTTGCGTGCCTTGTTCAAGATGGGGATCCCGGTATCGGGCAAAAACCTGTTCCCCTCGAACATTTACGGTTTGCCGACCTGGTTCACCATTCGGGTGAACAAGGACGGCTTCCTGGCCCGCCGGGATGAGCACGAGATTGTGGTCGCCATGAACCCCGCCACCTTCAAAGAGGACCTGGATAAGGTCGTTCCGGGCGGGGCCTTTTTCTATGCCGACCACATCCGCGCGCCCATCGAACGGGAGGACGTGGTGACCTATCCCATGCCGGTGAAGAAACTGGTCGCCAAATCCGGTGCGCCCACCAGTCTCAAGGATTATGTGGCCAATATGGTCTATGTGGGCGTGCTGGCCCAGATCCTGGGGATCGACCTGGAGAAGATTCGCCTGGCGCTGGACTTCCACTTCAAGGGTAAGGAAAAGCCCATCAGCCTCAACATGGGCGTGGTGGAAGCGGCAGCGCAATGGGCAGCCGAGAATCTGGAGAAGAAGGACCCCTACCACGTGGAGCCGATGAACAAGACCGAGGGGTACATCATGGCCGACGGCAACACGGCGGCCGCCATGGGCGCCATTTACGGCGGCGTGCAGTTCGTCGGCTGGTATCCCATTACCCCGGCTTCCAGTTTGGCCGAATCCCTCAACACCTACCTGCCCAAGTTCCGCAAGGATCCCAAGACGGGCAAACCCACCTATGCGGTGGTGCAGGCCGAGGATGAACTGGCGGCCATCGGTATGACCATTGGCGCGGGTTGGGCTGGCCTGCGGGCGATGACCTCCACTTCGGGGCCGGGCATTAGCCTGATGGCCGAGTATGTCAGTCTGGCCTACTATGCCGAGGTGCCCGTGGTCATCTGGAACGTGCAGCGCGTGGGCCCCAGCACCGGCCTGCCCACCCGCACGCAACAGGGCGACATCTTGCTCATGCGCTACCTGGGCCATGGCGATACTGAGCATGTCATCCTCTTCCCGAAGGACCCCACAGAAGCCTTTGAGTTCGGCTGGAAGGCCTTTGACATCGCCGAGCGGCTTCAGGGCGTGGTCTTCGTGGCCTCGGATCTGGATTTGGGCCAGAACCAGTGGATGGTGAAGCCCTTTGAGTATCCGGACCAGCCCATGGATCGGGGCAAGGTCCTTTGGGAAGAGGACCTGGAGCGCTGGTTCCAGGAAGGCAAGGAGTGGGGACGCTATCTGGATGTGGATGGCGACGGCATTCCCTACCGCACGCTTCCGGGCAACCGACACCCCAAGGCGGCGTACTTCACCCGCGGTACAGGCCATGACGAATTTGCCCGTTACTCGGAAGACCCCGAGGTGTGGGTGCGCACCCTGGCGCGCATCAAGAAGAAGTACGAGACCATCAAGGCCTATTTGCCCAAGCCGGTGGTGGAGACCATGGACGGCGCTGAAGTGGGGATTATCTCCTACGGCACCAACGAGTTGGCGGTGCAGGAAGCGCGGCACTACCTGGCCGAGGCTGGCATCCCCACGGATTACCTGCGCATCCGCGCGGTGCCGTTCCACGACGAGGTGAAAGACTTCCTGGCGCAGCACGAGCGGGTGTATGTGGTGGAAGCCAACCGCGACGGGCAAATGGTCATCTTGCTGCGCATCGATTTCCCCGAGTTGGCGACGCGCTTGCGCGAGGCGGCGCTTTCCGATGGTATGCCTCTGACCGCCAAATGGGTCCAGCAGGCCATCCAGGCTCAGGAAGGGAAGGAGTAA
- a CDS encoding 3'-5' exonuclease: protein MSRWDAIRTAKAWLKRHPVYLDTETTGLDEGAEIIEIAVVDTNGTPLLNSLVRPQQPIPWEATQVHGLTDAHLRNAPTWAELWPRVVQVLRDRRVLIYNAEYDVRLMEQTSRRYGIPFAIPGAEFQCLMLLYAEYKGKPSTKGEGFKRWRLEQAGQDLGIPLPNSHRALDDTLLARALHLKLAAQPLPWG, encoded by the coding sequence ATGTCACGCTGGGACGCCATTCGCACAGCCAAAGCCTGGCTGAAGCGCCACCCGGTGTATCTGGACACCGAGACCACCGGGTTGGACGAAGGGGCCGAGATCATCGAAATTGCCGTGGTGGACACCAACGGGACGCCGCTGCTCAACAGCCTGGTTCGCCCTCAGCAACCCATTCCCTGGGAGGCGACGCAGGTGCACGGTTTGACCGACGCCCACCTGCGCAACGCGCCCACCTGGGCCGAACTGTGGCCGCGGGTCGTCCAGGTGCTGCGCGACCGCCGGGTGCTGATCTACAACGCTGAATACGATGTGCGCCTCATGGAGCAGACCAGCCGGCGGTACGGCATCCCCTTTGCCATCCCTGGGGCGGAGTTCCAATGCCTGATGCTGCTCTACGCGGAATACAAAGGGAAGCCTTCCACGAAAGGGGAGGGCTTCAAGCGCTGGCGCTTAGAGCAGGCCGGGCAAGATCTGGGTATCCCCCTGCCCAACAGTCATCGCGCTTTAGACGACACCCTGCTGGCCCGCGCGTTGCATCTCAAACTGGCGGCCCAGCCCTTGCCCTGGGGGTAA
- a CDS encoding FadR family transcriptional regulator, with amino-acid sequence MRDFLAFLANLNGRHEDDAQLPSLKALSQLLGQSVPRVREHLAVARALGLVEAKPRVGLRRLPYSFRPAASLSLHYALCRDRRYFAQFADLRKRIEAAYFVEAVHALTPEDKQELQDLLARAWEKLRGNPIHIPHEEHRRLHLTIFRRLDNVFVRGLLEAYWDAYEAVGLNLYTDYQYLHKVWEYHQRIVDGICSGDVEDAHQALVEHTELIRYQPDVA; translated from the coding sequence GTGCGTGATTTTCTGGCGTTTCTAGCCAATCTCAACGGGCGCCATGAAGACGATGCTCAACTTCCCTCGCTGAAGGCGTTGAGTCAACTTTTGGGCCAGAGTGTCCCCCGGGTACGGGAGCATTTGGCGGTGGCGCGGGCTTTAGGGCTGGTGGAGGCCAAACCTCGCGTGGGACTGCGACGGCTGCCATACTCTTTCCGGCCTGCGGCTTCCCTGAGCCTGCATTACGCCCTCTGCCGCGATCGCCGGTACTTTGCTCAATTTGCGGATCTGCGTAAGCGCATCGAGGCCGCCTACTTTGTCGAGGCGGTTCATGCTTTAACCCCAGAGGACAAACAGGAGTTGCAAGACCTGCTCGCCAGAGCCTGGGAAAAACTCCGGGGGAACCCCATCCACATCCCGCATGAAGAGCATCGTCGTCTTCACCTCACCATTTTCCGTCGTCTGGATAATGTGTTCGTGCGTGGCCTGTTGGAGGCGTACTGGGATGCCTACGAGGCGGTCGGTCTGAACCTCTACACCGATTATCAGTACCTTCACAAGGTTTGGGAGTATCATCAGCGCATCGTGGATGGCATCTGCTCCGGTGATGTGGAGGACGCGCACCAGGCCCTGGTGGAGCACACGGAGTTAATCCGTTATCAACCCGATGTGGCGTGA